The sequence below is a genomic window from Thalassomonas haliotis.
AGCGGCGGCGCTGCAAGTAAACTGCATGTTGTGGTGGCGGGCGCCCAAAATAGCCGGGGGAAAATTGTGCTGGCGCTGTTTGATAATGAAGAGGATTTTACCAAAAAACCTTACCGGGAGCTGGTTATAGATGCCGGGGATGCCGGCCGTGGTGCTATGTTCGAGCATCTGAGCGACGGTGATTATGCCGTGGTTATTTTTCATGATGAAAATGCTAATGAAATGCTTGACCGCAATTTTCTCGGGGTGCCGGAAGAAGGGGTGGCTTTTTCCAAT
It includes:
- a CDS encoding DUF2141 domain-containing protein; the protein is MYKRLSGLLLPLLFTPGFVSAGANDNVFTPADGPVSGGAASKLHVVVAGAQNSRGKIVLALFDNEEDFTKKPYRELVIDAGDAGRGAMFEHLSDGDYAVVIFHDENANEMLDRNFLGVPEEGVAFSNNLKVKFSLPGFDDAKVAVRGDSAISIKLNYL